attcggtgaccagaactgtacacaatactccagattcggCCTTACaaaggccttgtacaattttaacattacatcccaactcctatactcaatgctctaatatataaaggccaacataccaaaagctttcttcaccaccctatccacatgagattccaccttcagggaactatgcaccattatttctagatcactctgttctactgcattcctcaatgccctatcatctaccatgtatgtcctatttggattattcctaccaaaatgtaacacctcacttatcagcattaaactccatctgccatcgttcagcccactcttctaactggcgtcaatctttctgcaaactttgaaaacctactttattatccacaacaccacctaccttagtatcatctgcatacctactaatccaatttaccaccccatcatccagatcattaatgtatatgacaaacaacattggacccagtacagatccctgaggcacaccactagtcactggcctccaacctgacaaacagttatccaccactactctctggcatctcccatccagccactgttgaatccattttactacttcaatattaatacctaacgattgaaccttcctaactaaccttccgtgtggaacttttgtcaaaggccttactgaagtccatatagacaacatccactgctttacccttgtcaactttcctaataacctctttaaaaaattcagtaagatttgtcaaacatgaccttccacgcacaaatccatgctgactgttcctaatcagaccctgtctatctggataattatatatactatctctaagaatgctttccattaatttacccaccaattACATCAaattgacaggcctataattgctaggtttactcttagaaccctttttaaacaatggaaccacatgagcaatatgccaatcctctggcaccatcccagtttctaatgacatttgaaatatttctgtcagagcccctgctatttctacactaacttccctcaaggtcctagggaatatcctgtcaggatccggagatttatccactttttttATTCCtcaaaagtgccagtacttcctcctctttaatcgtcatagtttccataacttccctacttgtttcccttaccttacacaattcaatatccttagtgaatactgaagaaaatgaattgttcaaaatctcccccatctcttttggctccacacatagctgtccactctgattttctaagggactaattttatccctcactactGTTACAACAACTCATTTATACACTTTTCATTTTACTGAGATGTGCACAGATTCACTCCCCATCTGCATCTTTCCCCAAAATGATCAATAAAACAGTCAACATTGTAAACTAAGCATCTACAGATATTGGGAAACAATATTTTGGGCAAAAACCTTGTAAGAACTGAGAAAATAAATGTATGTCCAACAACCTTACTAAGTattaaataaccatataacaatcacagcacggaaacaggccatctcggccctcctagtctgtgctgaactcttaatctcacctagtcccacctacccgcactcagcccataaccctccactcctttcctgtccatatacctatccaattttaccttaaatgacacaactgaactggcctctactacttatgcaggaagctcattccacacagctatcactctctgagtaaacaaataccccctcatgtttcccttaaacttttgccccctaactctcaaatcacgtcctctcgtttgaatctcccctactctcaatggaaacagcctattcacatcaactctatctatccctctcaaaattttaaatacctcgatcaaatcccccctcaaccttctacgctccaatgaatagagacctaacttgttcaacctttctctgtaacttaagtgcggaaacccaggtaacatcctagtaaatcttctctgcactctctctaatttattgatatctttcctataattcagtgaccagaactgtacacaatattccaaatttggccttaccaatgccttgtaaaatttTAACATTGTAGAGAATGATATTTGAGAATATCAATAGAGAAGATATTTGACATAAACATTATAACCAATGTTAAACTGCAGTTATTTTGGAGAACCCTGAAGGGAGCCAGAATGTTATCCTGCCTGCATAATGGCAAATAAGAATTTGCAGACTTATTAAGATTCATTCTTTAAAGTAATGATGATCATGTGGCCAAATGCATCGTTTCCAGCTCTTTAAAAGTTATTCTCTTTATCTCAAATCTCTgttctttatataaaaaaaaatctgtgattTTATCCCTGCTAAGCTATTGGTGTTTACTTCTTGGACTGAATAAATATGTTCAAGCACATGCTTCTGTAAAATAGCAGCATTTAATTGAATTGGTTATCAAATAAATTTGTATCAAGAAATAAGAATATAAGGATTAAGTAGCTAATTGGACTAAGGGATTTATAACAGCAGCTTCCAGAGGTTGTATCAGCCTCCCATTTACATACTTCTGACTCTACCTTTGCAACTGCAACATGATTAAAGTCTAGATCCAAGGACATGTTCCCTGGCGTTCTCTTGACACTGTACCTTCACTTCGGGGTAACTAATCAATAAAAGGGAGGAATGCCACAAATTACAGGAAGACATCAACAAGTTGGTAATTGAATTTTAATGTAAACACTAGATTTGGTGGGAGACAGATGTCTAGCTATTGTAGAAAAAAGATCTTCCAGCAATCGCTAAATGTTATACCTCAGTTAACAAAACTGTACAAGAAGCAAGCCCAGCTGTCCAGGGAGGTATAATTGAAAAAGTATACAAAAGCTATTTTGTAAAACTTGACAACATCACCATTTTATAAAAAGGTGATGGAAGCACTGGAAAAGTTTTACAACAATTATAACAAGCTTGCTAAGGTGTGTGTTTCAGGGAAAGATAAACACTGCATTTTTTGTTAAGAAACTGAGGTCTGTAGCATGGCTGTATGCTGGGAGAAGATGGTCAGCCATATGATTGgattttccaaagtgtgggcatggATGTCATATTAAGTGCTTTTGATGGTGATTTAACAGAGGTCAAGTGTGTTAGATTCTCTGGTTTCAaaggtgatgtattggtgttaactGGTTGGAGACTTTCTCagttgggttgctgggcagcacagctcgatgggccagaagggcctgttctgtgctttatctctaaataaataacataaaTACAGCTGGCCTGGTAGAAGACTCCAGACATCATCAGAAAGGCATCAGGGTGTCACGTGAATATGTGCAAAGTCTTTAAAAGCCTTCATTATATCTTGATAGTTACATAAAGAGGAAGTGGTTTTTGACAGGAAACCTGGAAATTTAGCTGAAAGGCATCATCTAGAAGATTTTTGCATATTTCTACCTTGACAACCAGCATGTCTGACACACTGGCTACCAGCATGTTTGGCACACATCAGTTGGGAAAGTCTGAAGCACTGGAACCACAGCCAAGAAAGAAAACACTCAGGTCCCCAGAGTCTCTGTGTACATTTGTGTTGAAAAAAGGGGTATGGTAGGAAGGGGTGTTGACAGCTGTGTAAGATTAATGTTGCTAATTTTAAATCCAGAAGCAAGCATGTTTTGCAAGTTTACTGGACCAGTTGGAAACATTCCTGCTCCTTGTGACCCACGAACAATATGTAACTGCAATTCTGAATCTGCCCATTTCATTTTATCCGCCTTGTTTCATGGAGcaataaactcaagagattttacagatgctggaaattcacagcaacacacacaaatgccggAGAAATTCAATGGGTCAggcacatctatggaaatgaataaacatctatatttgggctgagactccatcaggacaaccaacCAAATAGGTTAACACATACTCATCCTCCTTGAAAATCTAGGTTGTcaggaatttttaaaaatgtttttgaaaATTTCTTGCCCTACTCAAATGTATTTGTTCTGAGCGTTAATATTTGGAAGCTTCATGACAATGGCTACACAAGTTCATTGAGTAGTGAAGAAGGTATTGTATATGGCTTGCTTATATTAGGTTAAGGACCTAGCTTTATAAACCTCTTGCtcgaccacatctggaatattgcatttaCCACATTATGGGAAGGCTATTGAGGCTATAGAAAAGGCATagtagaggtttaccaggatgctgcctggattaaagggcatGTGGTATGAGAAGATATTGGATAACCTAGGTTGTtctgaagcagtggaggccaagtggagatctgatagaggttcataaaatgatgagagggatAGATGGATTAGACAATCAGTCTTGTTTCCCCAGGTCTGAAATGCCTGATACTAGAAGGCAGACATTAAaggtgagggggtggggtaaATTCAATGGtgcaaattattttaaatacACAGAGAACAGTAGGTGTCTAGAATGTGCTTCCAAGAGTGctagtggaggcaaatatgattgGCGATGTAAAAAGTTCTTAGATAGcaacatgaatatgcagagaatggatggatgtGGTCAAAAGGGATTATTTAATCATTAAGATAAACAGTTCAGCATAACATTATTGTGTGAAGGGCCAGCCCtcgtgctgtactgttttatgtaaagtatacttaaaaaaaaatctgttttaactgttacgaaccctgtaactgggtcacttaccagcaaagatagggaggtccgttgaagtctgatggtactatttttaacagtatttattgataaaggggcacaaaataagatcaatgcaaacatacagataatatacgtcgtcaatactaaatctaaaagcgcgggtataataataagaagaaatagctctatcattgtctaggggataatgtattgtccgatggaaatataaaagtcaatgttagttcgttcaagctgcagcgttttgggtttgagagagagacgggttaaacttgcccagttcttttatgatgccaatccttcgagtcttttgggagttggttttcccgttgttagctaaaagccagtcTCCCGTGATAAGAGCCACCAGTCccagggcaaatggaaccgaacgcacgtgtcCTCCTCCCTACTGGCTTccactattacgggatcgctagcgtttcttctggtgcatctgaggggctgttcccacagaccctcttttatcctgactcacagggtctccgatgtcaatcaggttgggggtgatgcaatccctccctcaaccagcccactttgcctgggggcttccacgtagcacagtattgcaatataCAAGTTCGtgttcaagagacaatggccatgtcctgtaGCTTTGTATCGCCGggaaacgagacattccgcacgtctctctctcatttcctgggtctcctgacccaaatcaatagtgatcttgcgattctcgcaaaggagggggctaccctgcaccctttggcccctcagagcagtggtacattcataacataaCAATATCCATAAGTTTCTTCAAACAACAGACAATTTTACAGAAGTGAAAGCTGCTTCACAAAAATGGTAATGGTATAAAGGTGCTTGTTTATTATAGCATAAAATGTAAGCAAAACTCTTAAAATTACTTTTATATACCCTAAAATCAAATTGTCAATATTTTATCATCTGATATTTACTTAAATAACCCATTTCCTTCAACTACTTACATCCAGTACATATATAATTATTTTTATCCGTTATCCTGTCCAATAAGCATGCTTTGAATCATACATGAATAAACATGTGACATGCATACAAGCAAAACACATGTAGCATGCATTCATACATTAGTATAAACTTGTCTTTTTCATTATTCGTAAGAACTCTTGCTCATTCacttccccatctccatctcgaTCTGCTTCATCAATCATTTCctgtgcagagagagggaaaagagaattcaaagtttaagtaaatttagtatcaaagtacatagatgtcaccctCTTCAACCCAGAgactcattttcttacaggcatactcaataaatccaaacagaataataacagaatcaatgaaagaccacaccaacttggcttgagagagagaaaggaagttaTTCAGTTATTGCCAATGGTGCAGTTATAAAACTCTGGTATAAGCTCCTTAGTATATAACAGGATCCAAGCATATAAGCTTTTGTCTGTGGAAATGAAGTTTTCTCTTGTCTTAAGACTCTCTGGTTTTAACTTTAAAGTCTTAAATCCTTCCACCAGGGATAAAAGGTTCTCTCTATCAATTTCTTTCAAAATCCTAAAGGCTCATTCAAATCACGACTGAGTATTCTAAATTTCAGAGTATAAAATTTTATGTAAACTCTCTTCATAATCTTAACAGCCGGGTGCATTTCTTCCAAGATCCTAACTAGAAAGTGTAAAAAGGAGCAAAACACTGAAATCCTTCAACTGTTAAAGAGATCAATTAGAAATGTTTCATTCTTTGAGATCAGAAGATACTTTAGTGCATGAAACAAGTGTTCCAAAGAAACCAGGATATTTGCCATACATACCTTCTATCCTTACTCACAGTGCAAGAACAGACCAACAAGTTAATCAacccatttaattttttttaaatcagaccTTATTCTTATCGGCTATCATTCTTTCTCGTACACGTGATCATCTGTTTTATGCCAAGTATGTGATGGATGCCTAAGAAATTCACCTGTAACTCTTCATCTGTAAGATTTTCCCCAAGTTCTTTTGCCACGCGTTTCAGGTTTTTGAATGAAATTCGCCCAGTTTCATCATCGTCAAACAACCTAAAGGCTTTCAGAATTTCCTCCTTTGTATCTTTTTCAgcctggaaatgaataaatgtaAAAACATTCAATTGACAGTTATGATAAACCAGAAATAATTGTCATGCATCAGTTAAGATCTCCAGGTATTGTACTATTACATAAATGCTAAGATTCTGTTCAAGTGGTATTAACAACAAATTCAGTTGCACTTCTACATATTGCAGAAAATTTACTGATATTTGAATGTTAACAAATGCAATGTGTCAAAATATACTCAATTTCAgatgttacgaatgaggagcaactctgatgggcagaaaggtgcaaagtcgccccccccccacctttttgagaatcacaaaattactattattttgggtctgataccaaggaaatgagagagataacagctcatgtcagttaatgagagagagacaacacagatacacaaaagtggaatgtctcctcctcaCAAAAGtggaatggaaccactgattattgctattgtctcttggagaaagattgtgtattgagtactgttctattcattgaaacccctcagggggcaaccagagtggtttggttgatgggttgcatcatcccaacctgattgacaactgagaccacgtgagtggggataaaagtagggtctggggaaacacccctcagacgcaccaggagagacgctacgagaccagtgggggcttgtgtgtgtgtccacccttgcctgggtgacgagtcctccacggaatgGGCTAGCTGAAGGATGGAGGGGTCatatgtgaatggccacaacaacaacgcatcgacggatcaagatcgtaaaaggaaagtcggcacgtcaatagctgttactctctctctctccaacaattgcaacacagcaaccaacaactactgcagcctgcatgaactgaactgaactttatatttccattggacaattcattatcccctagacaacgatagagcttatttctcattgattattattatacccgcacttttaggtttagtattgatgacatatattatctgtatatttgcattgatattatttttgcatatttttactcataaatactgttaaaaatagtgtcaccagactccaacggatactcctatctttgctggtaagatacccagttacagGGTCCGTAACACAGAGTTAACTGTCCTTTTCTATGTTGCAAAATAATCCATCATTTGGTTAATCAGCCACCTCAGAtcacctgccaaagggtttcagctcgaaatgttgactgtactcttttcctaaatgctacctggcctgctgagttcattcagcattttgtgtgcattgcttggatttccagcgtctgtagaTTTTCTTTAGTTTGTGATCAAATTACCCTCCATACCCGAGGAGACAGAGTTACTAAGGATATTCAGTATATCCTAAGGACTCATTGATGGTTCTGAacgaatacaccatggttgtcttggacttcattaaaacagttgtagttgagtgtgtccccacagaaTCATTTACACTCTCCcctaatcagaagccctggatgaacaatgagatccacaatctactGAGGGCCAGGTcaaaggcattcaagtctggtgaccaagtaaaTTACacgaggtccaggtacaatctccagaCAGCTAACTCACAGGCAAAGTGGCAAATGTGGACTAAATATGGATCAATGAAGGAAGCTCAACATCTGTGACAGGGCTTGAATACGATCACCCCTTATAAAGTAAAGTCAAGCAACATAGGAgacaacagggctttgcttccagatgagctcaatgccttataTGCTCagtttgactgtcaaaacatggaggaatcaTTATGAACTCCAACAGTCCCAgaagatcctgtgatttcagtctctgaggctgatatgCCAGCAGCCTTCAGGAAGGTAAACCCACAAAAAGTATTCGGCCCAGAAGAGGTACCTGggtcaagtactaaagacctgtactAATCACCTGGTTGGAGTGTTCACTGTGACCTTTAAcgtctcacttcagcagtctgaggtacccacctgcttcaagcatacTTCACTTATACcgctgcctaagaagaatgtggtaacctgcctcaatgactatcattaagtagcacatctacagtgatgaagtgtcaGAGAGGTcagtgatgaaacacatcaactcctgcttgagaagcgacttggatctaatccaatttgcctaccagtgcaacaagtccacagcagatgccatctctttgGCTCTTTACCCAACCGTGGAACATCTGGTCAgcaaaaatgcatacatcaggaatCTCTTTAATGactacagcttagcattcaatacCACTATCctctcaaaactgatcaataagcttcaagaccttggcctcaagaactccttgtgcaattggatcctcgatttcttcacttgctgaccccagtcagtttgcattggcaacaacatctcctccacaatctccacatggTGCACCACatggcccctgctctactcgctttacacctatgactgtgtagctgagcacagttccaatgccatattcaagtttgatgatgacaccactggctgaatcaaaggtggtgatgaatcagtgtataggagggagattgaacatCTGCCTGAGtgatgtcataacaacaacctctcactcaattatagcaagagcaaggagctgattgttgacacTTCAGGAGAAGCAAATCAAAGGTCTACGAGCTAGTCCTCATCAGAGAGTcaaaggtggagagagtcagcaactttaaattcctcgtgTTATCATTTttaaggacctgtcctgggcccagcacacaagcgcaattacaaggaaagcacagcagtacctctacttccttaggagtttgcaatgactcagcatggcatctaaaactttgacaaacttctatagatgcttggtggagagtgtattgacagaCTGCAACACAGCCTGGCATAGGaacagtagtggatatggcccagtccatcacgggtaactTGAGCGCAACTAgatgtcacagaaaagcagcatgcatcatcagggatcccaccacccaggtcatgctgtctgctcactgctgccagagagttacaagagcctcaggactcacaccaccaagtacaggaacagttattactcctcaaccatcaggctcttgaaccaaagggtatagcttcactcaacttcacttaccccatcattgacATATTCCCACAACCACCTtaactcattttcaaggaatcttcatctattgttctcaatatttattgtttatttgtttattatactACTTCTTGCTTTCCGAATTTGCAGaggtttttgtcttttgcacactggtcgaacacccaagttggtgcgatctttcattgtttcttttatagttattattttgttatggatttattcagtataccacaagaaaataaatcttagggTTTTATATGGTTACATTTTATTTATATAAATTTACTTATAACTTTTTAAAAAGTATGCTaagttgcttgcttttattgtttgcacaatttgtgggttttttctctctctacatcggctgtttgtcagtctttttttaatgggttcttttgggtttcttggtctgcggctgcctgtaaggagacaaatttcaaggttgtataatttatacatactttgataaatgtATCTTGAAATTTGAGTATACAGAATTCAGAATAAAGGGAAAGTAAGAGTCATGGAGAATAGGCAGCTGAGAGGAGTTGAGGCTAAAATCAAATCAGTCATTATTTTACTGGTTGGAAGAGATTTCAGGGCAAGAAGACCTGCTCCTTCACCTTTTTTGTATGTTCTCATATTTGCTAAAGTGAAATCCAAATTTACAGATCAGATTTTAACTCCTTCTTGTCATGGAAGTGTTTTCTTTTTAGGAAGGATACAATAAAGGTTTCTTCATGTTATAAGTTACCATTTTTTGTGTGATCGCAGCCAAAAATTCATTAAAGTCAATCTTCCCAGTGCCTTCCTTATCGATTTCTGCAATCATCttctttatttcttctttctTGGGTTCAAATCCTAAAGCCCTCATTGCAACCTGGAAAATTAATTGGAACAAAAGTCAGTTATTTGTTGTAGTCAAATGAACAGTGCAAAACAATTAGGTGATAGGAGTTTCTTCTCAATCAGCTAAGTGGATTAAATCAAAAACTGAACCTTAATATTCTTTGAAAATTTGACACAGTAACAAAAAAAATGCAGCTTCTTGTTTATGGGTAAGTTGCAGTTCACTGCAGAAAAAGAATAGATCTGGCAGTTTTAGTATATTATTGGTGAGACTTTCAGGTCAGCAATATATTTTACATGTGCTTCATTGCATTCACCACAGATATTACATCTGCATATTTAAATTGCATTTTTCAataatagcaaactcagacttgCTACAGTGGTTCACAGGGTGACTAGATGCATCACTGCATAGACaagggaaacatagaaaacaatgACCCGCCAAAGGAAACAAGAAATGTTCATTTCTGGACTAAAGAACCAACtgaaaaagatttagaaatataCCTTTAATTCTTTTACGTCAATGGATCCAATACCATCTGTGTCAAACAAATCAAATGCTTCTCTTATTTCCTGCTTTTGATCTTCAGTAATTTCTGGTTTTGGTCCAGGCTTCTTTCGCTGAACTGTTGCACTCAAAGAAGGTTTTTTATACACAGGAGTCTGCAACATTGCAATATTATGTCTTTTAAATtcgaaaaaaatattttcaatcaaTGTTTTTCAAGGCAAGCAAATATTTCTGTGAATATCATGAACAGACATTCATAAATATCATTTCATATAAAACAAACATCCCAAGCACCACAAACAAAAAACTGGATACAGGAAAACTAAGAGAGGCAATCAGAAGCTCAGTTTGGTGTGGGATTTTAAAGGAAAGTCTTAAAGAAGAATTGAAGTGGCAGTGGATGATTCTGGCACATTGATAGCtcatgaatggtggagcaatgaTGGATAGAGTGTTTAAAACAGAGAGGTGCCAGACCAGAGGAAGTCGCATACTTAAAATCAAAGATGATAGTTTCAAACGTGAAGCTGTCTCTGTGGAATGGGGCATTGGGGAGGTGGTTGTGGGGGTCTAAGTAGGTGGAGTCAAAGAGTGTGACATCTTTTACAGAAACAAAGTTAGAAGTGAAAGCATTTTTCACTCCTTAACTTTTTTCTATCAATTCCCTCTCACTCCATTCAGCACTTAGAATGTTTCTTAACAGCGTGAAGTTTTACCTACACCAGTTACATTCTTGTACATGTCTGTTAGACACAGAATCACAAAGAAAGGAGCTGTAACATAATCCTTGACTTAGGGATATTGCAAGTTAAATAGAAAATGGGCTACTCTAGCCTACAGTAAACTTCTACTCATTTCACATGAAGCACAGAAATGAATGCACAAATTCTCTAGCAAATACTCAGCTGGCAATATTTATCCTTTTATTATAAAAAGTATCATGAAAATAATTGTCTATAAAAATGACGTGAAAGAGACAAGTAACATAAGAAACAAGTTAAGTTTAAGCAAACAAGACAAAATTAAGCTGCACAGTAATGGTGATAATGTACATCTAAGGCCTGTGTCAAGTAACATCTGTCACAgacaatgaaaataaaaaaataaaaatgaaataaaaacaaaaatttctGGAAAAAAAGCTGATCAGGTTGCACTGCggaaagaaaaatggagttgAGCTTAGGGATGACAAATGTTCATCGACCTTTGGACAGCTCTAATGACCTCGTGCTGCCTGggt
This DNA window, taken from Hypanus sabinus isolate sHypSab1 chromosome 8, sHypSab1.hap1, whole genome shotgun sequence, encodes the following:
- the cetn2 gene encoding centrin-1, which codes for MAAKTPVYKKPSLSATVQRKKPGPKPEITEDQKQEIREAFDLFDTDGIGSIDVKELKVAMRALGFEPKKEEIKKMIAEIDKEGTGKIDFNEFLAAITQKMAEKDTKEEILKAFRLFDDDETGRISFKNLKRVAKELGENLTDEELQEMIDEADRDGDGEVNEQEFLRIMKKTSLY